Part of the Gordonia crocea genome is shown below.
CGCATCTGGACCGGCCGTTCGACTATCTGGTCGACGCGGCGCAGGACGCCGACGCGGTTCCCGGGGCCCGGTTGAGGGTCCGCTTCGCCGGGCGGCTGGTCGACGCCTTCCTCCTCGCGCGCCTCGAGTCCAGTGAGCACGACGGCAAGCTGGGGTGGATCGACCGGGTCGTGTCCCCGGAGCCGGTGCTGGCCCCGGAGATCGCCGTCCTGTGCCGGTCGGTCGCCGACCGTTATGCCGGGACGATGTCGGATGTGGTGCGCTTGGCGGTCCCGCCCCGACACGCCCGCACCGAGAAGGAGCCGCGACCGCCGGCGCGTACCGAGCCCTACCTCGACCCCGACCCGGAGTTACCGGCCTGGGGCGACTACCGCGGGGGCCGGGCATTCGCCAACGCCGTGCGCGAGGGCCGGGCGCCGCGGGCGGCGTGGCAGGCGCTTCCGGGTACGGATTGGCCGCAGCGGCTTGCCGAACTGATCGGCCACACCGTGGCGGCCGGGCGCGGGGTCATCGCGGTGGTGCCCGACCAGCGCGACCTCGACCGGTTGGCGCAGGCGTGCGAGCCACTGGGGGAGCGCTGCGTCACCTTGGCCGCCGGGCTCGGCCCGACGGCGCGCTACCGGCGGTGGCTGGCCGCGTTGCGCGGCACCGCCCAGGTGGTCCTGGGTACCCGCAGCGCGGTGTTCGCCCCGGTCCGCGACCTCGGTCTGGTCATCGTCTGGGACGACGGCGATCCAAGCCTGGACGAGCCGCGTGCGCCCTATCCGCATCCGCGGGAGGTCGCGGTGCTGCGCAGTCACCAGCAGCAGTGCGGCCTGTTGATCGGCGGCTATGCCCGCACGGCCGAGGCGCAGGCCCTCGTCGAGGCGGACTGGGCACATGATTTGGTGGCGGATCGGGCGACGGTGCGCCGTGCCGGGGCCAGGGTGCAGGCGCTTGCCGAGGAGAACCGGGCCGTCGGCAACGACCCGCTCGTGCGGTTGGCCCGGGTGCCAGAGTTCGCCTTCCGACTGGCGCGCGCCAGCCTCGACGCCGGACAACCGGTGCTGATCAGCGTGCCCCGACGCGGCTATCTGCCGTCGCTGGCCTGTGCCAAGTGCCGCACCCACGCCCGCTGTCGGCACTGCCACGGGCCGCTGGCCATGGCGCCGGACCACTCGGTGTCGTGCCGTTGGTGCGGGCGCGCGGACCCCGCGCCTCGGTGTGCGGCCTGCGGTTCCACCGAGATCCGGGCGCGCACCATCGGCGCGGCCCGCACCGCGGAGGAACTGGGGCGGGCATTCCGCGGGGTGCCGGTGGTGACCAGCGATGGGGCGCGCCGCGTCGACCTCATCGCCGACGGGGCACGGCTGGTCGTCGCGACCCCCGGGGCCGAGCCGATCGTCGACGGCGCCGGGTATGGCACGGTCATCGCGGTCGACACCTGGGCGCAACTGGACCGGGAGGACCTGCGCGCCGACGAGGACGCCGCCCGGCATTGGTTCGCCATCGCGGCCCTGGCCAGACCAGCCGTCGACGGCGGGAACGTCGTGCTGCTGGCCGACAACGATCTTCCCGTCGTGCAGGCGCTCGTGCGGTGGGACCCGGTTGGCTTCGCCGCCGACCAGCTTTCCGCCCGCGCCGAATTGGGCTTTCCGCCGGCGGTGACCATGGCAGCCGTCGATGGGACGCCGGGTGCGGTGCGGGCCTTCGTCGATGCCCTCGAACTCCCCGACGGCGCGAGCGTCTTGGGGCCGGTCCCGCTACCGCCCGGCGTGCGCGGCCCGGCGGGCGGGGAGCGCACCGACCGAGGCCGTTCCGTCGACGAGTACGAGCGGCTGCTGGTCCGGGTTGACCGGCGCCACGGGCGCGCGCTCGCCGCGGCGTTGACCGCGGCTCAAGCGCGCCGGGTCTCCGGAGGTGAGGCGGGCCCGCTGCGGGTCCAGGTCGATCCGTCGACGATCGGGTGATGACCGCGATCCCGCCGAAAGGCCACCCGATTCGGTAGTGGCGCAGGTCACACCGCGCTGGTAAACTGAACACCAGTTCGAATAGATCGGGCTAGTCGCAGTTCACGGGGGTGATTTCATGGTCGACGTCACACTCGGATCGGAGGAGTCACGGTTGCCAGGGTCCGGGTTGTCAGAGTCCGGGTTGTCGGAGTCGCCGTTGGAGTTGGCCAGGCTGATCGATGCGGCGGTGCAGAAGCTGTCGGCCGCGCCGCTGGGACTGATGACCGACGGCGACGTACTGGCCGCGGTGGAGTCGCTGGAGACGACCCGTCGGCGGATCGACGGTGTGGACGCGGCATTCTTCGTCGAGGTGAATGACCGCCAGGTCTTCCTGCGGACCGGACACGCCAAGCCGCGCGATTTCTACGCGCAGCATCTGCGGCTCGGTGCGACCGAAGCCAAGTTCCGGGAGCAGATCGCCGCGACGATCGGACGGTTGACCGCTATGACGGGGGAGAAGTTGGCACCCAAGCGCGAACGACTCGCCGAGGCCGTGGCCGCCGGCGAGGTCGGTGGACATCATGTCCGCGAGGTGGAAAAGGTCCTCGACAAGATCCCCGGTGCCGTCACCACCGAGGACACCGAGCTGGCGGTGGCGATGCTCAGCACCGCGGCCCGAGAAGTGATGCCCGAGGAGATCGGGAAGCTGGGCCAGCGGATCTTGGCCCACCTCGATCCCGACGGAACGTTGACCGACGATGTCGATCGGCGCCGGCAGCGCGGCATCACCATCGGCCGTCAAGACGCCCGGCTGATGTCGAAGATCTCTGGGTACCTGACCCCGGCGGTGCGCGCGAAGTTGGAAGTGTTGTTGGACAACTGGGCCAAGCCGGGGATGAACAACCCCGACGACGAAGACTCGCTGTCGGGGTCGGCGGCCCAATTGGG
Proteins encoded:
- a CDS encoding primosomal protein N' codes for the protein MLGLAHLDRPFDYLVDAAQDADAVPGARLRVRFAGRLVDAFLLARLESSEHDGKLGWIDRVVSPEPVLAPEIAVLCRSVADRYAGTMSDVVRLAVPPRHARTEKEPRPPARTEPYLDPDPELPAWGDYRGGRAFANAVREGRAPRAAWQALPGTDWPQRLAELIGHTVAAGRGVIAVVPDQRDLDRLAQACEPLGERCVTLAAGLGPTARYRRWLAALRGTAQVVLGTRSAVFAPVRDLGLVIVWDDGDPSLDEPRAPYPHPREVAVLRSHQQQCGLLIGGYARTAEAQALVEADWAHDLVADRATVRRAGARVQALAEENRAVGNDPLVRLARVPEFAFRLARASLDAGQPVLISVPRRGYLPSLACAKCRTHARCRHCHGPLAMAPDHSVSCRWCGRADPAPRCAACGSTEIRARTIGAARTAEELGRAFRGVPVVTSDGARRVDLIADGARLVVATPGAEPIVDGAGYGTVIAVDTWAQLDREDLRADEDAARHWFAIAALARPAVDGGNVVLLADNDLPVVQALVRWDPVGFAADQLSARAELGFPPAVTMAAVDGTPGAVRAFVDALELPDGASVLGPVPLPPGVRGPAGGERTDRGRSVDEYERLLVRVDRRHGRALAAALTAAQARRVSGGEAGPLRVQVDPSTIG
- a CDS encoding DUF222 domain-containing protein, with the translated sequence MVDVTLGSEESRLPGSGLSESGLSESPLELARLIDAAVQKLSAAPLGLMTDGDVLAAVESLETTRRRIDGVDAAFFVEVNDRQVFLRTGHAKPRDFYAQHLRLGATEAKFREQIAATIGRLTAMTGEKLAPKRERLAEAVAAGEVGGHHVREVEKVLDKIPGAVTTEDTELAVAMLSTAAREVMPEEIGKLGQRILAHLDPDGTLTDDVDRRRQRGITIGRQDARLMSKISGYLTPAVRAKLEVLLDNWAKPGMNNPDDEDSLSGSAAQLGTQDRVVASDAAARDRRTPAQRNHDALDKGLDWLLGREAFGSPDRIPAQLVITVDEADLARRAGVGLTATGTLIPVGDLVAVAADAVPWLEVFKNSTRQVLDFGRGKRIATLAQRLALFGRDRGCTRPLCTEPFSRTQAHHAAADWADGGQTDLGDLAAACGADNRNVGDRPGQWQTRPLTAGPDAGRTGWRLTGSDGPWRTNPVHDPVHSLGHRAEPAQAATDSDPPAEQEDPAALPNTAASRPAGAA